The following proteins come from a genomic window of Prionailurus viverrinus isolate Anna chromosome D1, UM_Priviv_1.0, whole genome shotgun sequence:
- the SCN4B gene encoding sodium channel subunit beta-4 isoform X1 codes for MPGARDRGAAPARWLGTGLLGLFLLPMSLSLEVSVGKATTIYAVNGTEILLPCTFSSCFGFQDLYFWWSYNSSDTFRIIIDGTVKNEKSDPKVKSKDDDRITLEGSTKEKMNNISILLRNLEFSDTGKYTCHVRNPKEKNIHHQATITLQVVDKLEEVDNTVTLIILSVVGGVIGLLICILLLKKFIAFVIKKTQEKKKECLMSSSGNDNTENGLPGSKAEEKAPTKV; via the exons GTCTCTTCCTGCTCCCCATGTCCCTGTCGCTGGAGGTGTCCGTGGGAAAAGCCACCACCATCTACGCGGTCAACGGCACGGAGATCTTGCTGCCCTGCAcgttctccagctgctttggctTCCAGGACCTCTACTTCTGGTGGTCCTACAACAGCAGTGACACATTCAGGATT ATCATAGATGGGACAGTGAAGAATGAGAAGTCTGACCCCAAGGTGAAGTCAAAAGACGATGACCGCATCACTCTCGAGGGCTCCACTAAGGAGAAGATGAACAACATTTCCATTCTGCTGAGGAACCTAGAATTCAGCGACACGGGCAAATACACCTGTCATGTGAGGAACCccaaggagaaaaatattcatcACCAGGCCACCATCACCCTCCAAGTCGTCGATAAAC TGGAAGAAGTGGACAACACAGTGACCCTCATCATCTTGAGCGTCGTGGGCGGGGTCATCGGACTCCTCATCTGCATTTTGTTGCTCAAGAAATTCATCGCCTTCGTCATCAAGAAGACTCAGGAGAAAAA gaAAGAGTGCCTCATGAGTTCCTCAGGGAATGATAACACAGAGAATGGGTTACCTGGCTCTAAGGCAGAAGAGAAAGCACCAACCAAAGTGTGA
- the SCN4B gene encoding sodium channel subunit beta-4 isoform X2 — translation MSLSLEVSVGKATTIYAVNGTEILLPCTFSSCFGFQDLYFWWSYNSSDTFRIIIDGTVKNEKSDPKVKSKDDDRITLEGSTKEKMNNISILLRNLEFSDTGKYTCHVRNPKEKNIHHQATITLQVVDKLEEVDNTVTLIILSVVGGVIGLLICILLLKKFIAFVIKKTQEKKKECLMSSSGNDNTENGLPGSKAEEKAPTKV, via the exons ATGTCCCTGTCGCTGGAGGTGTCCGTGGGAAAAGCCACCACCATCTACGCGGTCAACGGCACGGAGATCTTGCTGCCCTGCAcgttctccagctgctttggctTCCAGGACCTCTACTTCTGGTGGTCCTACAACAGCAGTGACACATTCAGGATT ATCATAGATGGGACAGTGAAGAATGAGAAGTCTGACCCCAAGGTGAAGTCAAAAGACGATGACCGCATCACTCTCGAGGGCTCCACTAAGGAGAAGATGAACAACATTTCCATTCTGCTGAGGAACCTAGAATTCAGCGACACGGGCAAATACACCTGTCATGTGAGGAACCccaaggagaaaaatattcatcACCAGGCCACCATCACCCTCCAAGTCGTCGATAAAC TGGAAGAAGTGGACAACACAGTGACCCTCATCATCTTGAGCGTCGTGGGCGGGGTCATCGGACTCCTCATCTGCATTTTGTTGCTCAAGAAATTCATCGCCTTCGTCATCAAGAAGACTCAGGAGAAAAA gaAAGAGTGCCTCATGAGTTCCTCAGGGAATGATAACACAGAGAATGGGTTACCTGGCTCTAAGGCAGAAGAGAAAGCACCAACCAAAGTGTGA